Below is a window of Dictyostelium discoideum AX4 chromosome 1 chromosome, whole genome shotgun sequence DNA.
aaaaataaaaataataaacagcGAAATTAAccaatgaaattttttttttcctaaaaaaaagtcaacacacataaaattttttaaaaaataacaactcatctatttttttgaacaaaaaaaaaaaaaaaaaaaaaaaaaaaaattaaaaatttttaacatttttataaatttgtgtgtttaaatttcatttcttttttttttttatttatttattatttatttattatttgtttattatttgttattattatttattttatatatataaatatatttttttatttttattcctggtattaattaaaaataaaataaaataaaataaaataaaataaaataaaataaaataaaataaaataaaataaaataaaataaaataaaataaaataaaataaaataaataaaaaaaaatggccAAAATTACAGAAGATAACAGAAAGCCAACAATTGAAGAATGTTCATCAGATGAAGAGACAACTAATAATAGTCATGGACATTCTCATTCACATAATGATCATGGTCATTCCCATTCACATAATGATCATTCACACTCACATGGACCAACTccacaacaaaaacaacaacaacaacaacaacaacaacaaaaacaacaacaacaacaacaaaaacaacaatcacatGGACATTCACATGGAGATGGTGGATCATGCGGACATTCACACGGAAGTGATGAACCAGAGAAACCAATTAATAAGAGTAAAACAgcaattaaattctttatattatttttattagtaCCATTATTTTTCAGTTTACCATTCATTTTGAAGAGAGCAGGTGAAATAGTGGCCAATAATAgagtttatttaatttacatTTGGGCATTATATGCAGTGGTATTGACAGCCGTTATCTATATGAAGAGACATttacaatcaattaataatttcgttaatcaaaatttaatttgggTCATCTTTACATTGGGTATCTTTATATTCTTGGATATTCCAAAGATGATTCAACAAGTTGACCTTCGTACAGAGGTACTCTACGTTTGGTGTACAATCACTATGATTCCAaatatcatcttcttcttctttgaTGATACCGATCATAAAACCAATGAACGtttagaagaagaaaaagaagaaagaaagaaaaagaaagaaactGAAAAACGTGCCCGTTTagaagagaaaaagaaagcaAAGATCAAggagaaaatgaagaaatacTCTCCAACTCAATTACGTTTAATGAATGCTGCCGTTTATCTTGGTATCACCTTATTAGTGGTTTTATTAGGTTGGCAAACTTATCGTTGGTACTTAAAAACTCAACAAAATATCATTGATAGAAATAGACAAGCAACTCAACAATCTGATTATGTTGGTAAAAATGATTTCGATATTGAaggttaaaaataataataataataataataataataataataataataataataataataaaaaataaaaaaattaaaataataaaaaaagttatatttttttaaaatagattctatttttagattttttttttttttttgtaaaaattttttttttttttttttttttaaaaatcttattttattattaaaaattatttttttattaagttTCTAACTGAAATATCATAAACAACTTCttcaattctttttaaatcatatttCATTGAATCATatctatataaaaaaaaaaaagagagagaGAAGTTAGAATATTCtaatagatttaaatatggaaaattaatattttaatatgatttatatattacctttttctaataatatcatttttaagaTTTAATAATCTAAAACCAGCAAATAAATCAGagataaattttgaaattaatgatggAGTTTCATAATCTTGTTTAATTACACAATTTAAGCAATATCTACTCTAtaatatacaaaaaaaaaaaaaaaaaaattaatattttccattttttattttataataataataaaaataattaacatACCAATTCATTTGAAAGATTACATAAagcaattaaataatcttcaAGTTCAAGTGAGAATGAACCtggtttattttcatcaactGTATACAGGAGGAATAAATatgaataaaattgaaaaaaaaaaaaaaaaaaaaaaaaaaaaagtttaatttaattaataaaatttaaatacaaattattaaatattaatatgaattaataattttacataCGACCTAAAATAGATTGAACTTGATCAATTTTAAGTAAAGATTTCTTTTCAACCCAATAAGAGAAAATTAAACTAAAAGAGATTTGAGTGATTGAAAATTTCCAATAATctctatatttataataaagtACTGGTTTAATgagtaattttaattgatcaatttGTGCTTTCATTGGTTGAATTTCCtctaataattgttgataGCTCATTGTGTTATTTACTTGATGATAGGTTTGAACCATTTGACTTAACTTTCtatcaattggttcaatCTTTGtcataatttctttaatattttgtCTAAGTTGAAAATCTTGTTCCAATTCTTCTgtaaatgattcaaataaattctccatttttatatataaattgatttatctaCAGATGGAtagataaatattttttttcttttttttatttttgaaaataaacaaaaactaTGAAAAtgtgaaaattttatttttttttttttattttattttttttttttttttttcattttttttttatatttttcacttttttttttttttttttttttttttatatacatTTTTCACTCTATTTATTTCATATCACATATAGCatcaaaaaatgatgaatacATTAAGATTAAAAGTTTTGGGATGGGCTACCCTTCAACCAGTCTATGTTTTCACATTAGCAGCAGGTATACcaagtatgtttttttttttttttttttttcttcattccttttttttttttaaaaaaatattaaccaaattttttattcgTCATTTTAGTTGCACTTTTACCATATGTAATTTTACCATTACGTGAAAAGTTTGCAAGTAGAAAACCTCAACCAGAAGCTGGTATGtcttaaatatatatacatagataaaaatgattcaaaatttttttgattatttattaacaaaattcattttttttttttttttttttttattatcttttagaatttttatttgatggtaaaaaatattaaacgaaatatatttaaataaataataatatttttttaaaaaataaaaaatgaaaaacaggaaaaaaaaatcaaaaaaaaaaaagaaacaaaaaggaaaaaacaggaaaacaataataataattatagaaaggttaaattaaattttaaacaaaaattgtgatagtaaataaattatatataaaaactttaaatcaaatacaaAAATCAAGGAAAAtcgatttttattttttaattttttatttttttttaaattttttattttttaattcctctccttttcatttttttatttttttttttttattatttttgttttttaatttttttttatttttaaatttcattacGTCAATGGAAAatacaacagcaacagcaacaacaacaacaacaacaacaacaccaacaacaacaacaacaactagcACGTcgccaaataataataataacaatgaaataccaattaattttaatattggtaTAATGGGACATGTTGATAGTGGAAAAACATCATTAGCAAAAGCATTAAGTACCAACTTATCGACCGCATCACTTGATAAGAGTCCAGCAAGTCAAGAAAGAGGAATTACATTGGATTTAGGGTTTTCAtcatttcaaattaaaaaagataaattagctgaaaataataataataacaatgataataataataatattcaaataacATTAGTAGATTGTCCAGGACAtgcatcattaattaaaacaattatcgGTGGATCACAAATTATTGATATGATGTTTTTAGTTATTGATATAGTTAAGGGTATACAAACACAAACTGCAGAATGTATTGTTATTGGTGAAATCACTTGTAAAAAGggtattataattttaaataaaatcgaTCAAATTCCTGTAGAATctagaaaagaaaagattgAACAAGTATCTTCAAAATTAAGAAAAGCATTAGAAAAGACTTGTTTTAAAGATTCTTTAATTATACCATTCTCTGCAactggtggtagtagtagtggtggtggtagtaattctaataaaattgaaccaattggtattgatttattaacaaaagaattattaaattttataaatataccAAAAAGAGAAGCAAAaggtgatttattatttgaatttgatcatTGTTTTCAAATTAAAGGCCAAGGTACAATTTTAACTGGTACAGTTTTAAGAGGTAGCATTGAAGTGAATCAAATCATTCAAATACcacaattaaatattgaaaaaaaggtTAAATCAATGCAAATGTTTcataaaccaattaaaaaggCAATTCAGGGTGATCGTGTTGGTGTTTGTATAACTCAATTGGATTCATCACTCTTGGAGAGAGGTTTAGTttgttcaaataattcaattccaCTTTTATCCTCtgctttaatttcaattgaaaaagttaGATTCTATAAACAACAAGTTAATtcaaaacaacaatttcaCATAACGATTGGTCATTCAACCGTAATTGGTACAATTACTTTATTCTCTTCAAATATTATAGAAccttttaattcaattaaagaatatatTTATGAAGATACTTTACATGCTACAACTATTAATACAAGCTCAAATGAcaataatactattaatagtaataatgttgaaaataaagaatcatTTTATCCTGTTGGATCACAATTTGCacttattaaatttgatcaTCCAATATTATGTCCATTAAATAGTGTAGTGATCGGTTCAAAATTAGATGTAAATTTGGATAGTACCGGTTGCAGAATAGCTTTTCATGGTAATCTTTTAGAAGGTATAGATGATACCAATAAACAAAGTTTATtctcaaaattaaaaatatataaaaacaaatcaaagcAAGGTCAAGTTGAAAGGgtatgaattattatttatttattatatatttatttaacttAATATAAAGatgaatatattaatataaattttttttttttttttttttaatctagaTTCATAATGAAAATACGATAATaggtaaaaatttatttaaaaaagattcagATATAAGTAGTTTTATTGGAATGaaagttttatttgaaactgGTGAAATTGGTATCTTAGATTCATCATTTGGTAAAACTGGAAAGGTAAAGATACAAATTCAAACTGGTAACACAGAGTCAATTAAATTAGGTACAATATTCACTTTAAcctttaaaagatttatgtatgatcaaaataaaaaaaataaacaataattattgattaaacaaataaaatctatttttaaaatctatttttaattttttttttttttttttttttaatttttttttagttttttttattataagttaaaatttttttttttttttttttttttttttttttatattattatatatcacaaaaaataatactaattttcaattaatattatattaaattattattattattattatttactattaatttttttaaaagttatttCTTTGTTGGGGAttttgttgaaattgttgaaaatGGGATGGAATAAAATTTTGTGATTggttataataatttgaacCATATGCTTTGTATTGATTTGAAATGTCAGATTGTTGaccttgttgttgttgttgttgttgttgtacttGTGGGATAGAGTTTACTTGATGATGGGTTGGGTTAAAAGTGTTTTGTT
It encodes the following:
- a CDS encoding hypothetical protein (P57772 Selenocysteine-specific elongation factor (Elongation factor sec)), translating into MENTTATATTTTTTTTPTTTTTTSTSPNNNNNNEIPINFNIGIMGHVDSGKTSLAKALSTNLSTASLDKSPASQERGITLDLGFSSFQIKKDKLAENNNNNNDNNNNIQITLVDCPGHASLIKTIIGGSQIIDMMFLVIDIVKGIQTQTAECIVIGEITCKKGIIILNKIDQIPVESRKEKIEQVSSKLRKALEKTCFKDSLIIPFSATGGSSSGGGSNSNKIEPIGIDLLTKELLNFINIPKREAKGDLLFEFDHCFQIKGQGTILTGTVLRGSIEVNQIIQIPQLNIEKKVKSMQMFHKPIKKAIQGDRVGVCITQLDSSLLERGLVCSNNSIPLLSSALISIEKVRFYKQQVNSKQQFHITIGHSTVIGTITLFSSNIIEPFNSIKEYIYEDTLHATTINTSSNDNNTINSNNVENKESFYPVGSQFALIKFDHPILCPLNSVVIGSKLDVNLDSTGCRIAFHGNLLEGIDDTNKQSLFSKLKIYKNKSKQGQVERIHNENTIIGKNLFKKDSDISSFIGMKVLFETGEIGILDSSFGKTGKVKIQIQTGNTESIKLGTIFTLTFKRFI